A section of the Acidimicrobiales bacterium genome encodes:
- a CDS encoding LLM class F420-dependent oxidoreductase yields the protein MTAARPITFGAFVPQGWKTELIGIDGAEAQWAKTVEIAKLAEALGYDSIWVYDHFHNVPRPVHEAVFECWTTLAALSQQTTRVRLGQMVGCATYRNPGLLAKITSNIDVISGGRLDWGIGAGWYDHEYQGYGYEFMPAKDRIRVLRETVEIVKSMWTEADTSYEGRFFTLDGAQCDPKPLQDPHPPILIGGSGEQLTLRVVARLADRSNFGGNPEEFTHKAEVLQRHCDDVGRDYDDIEKTWSPEVFVRETEEELRAVGGSTFGEPFDTWQAGNLVGTPEQVVEKIGRYVDLGATSFIPWHRDYPGTETLTLFAEQVIPAFR from the coding sequence ATGACTGCTGCACGACCCATCACGTTCGGGGCGTTCGTGCCCCAAGGTTGGAAGACCGAGTTGATCGGCATCGACGGCGCCGAGGCCCAGTGGGCCAAGACCGTCGAGATCGCCAAGCTGGCCGAGGCCCTCGGCTACGACTCGATCTGGGTGTACGACCACTTCCACAACGTCCCCCGCCCGGTCCACGAGGCGGTGTTCGAGTGCTGGACCACGCTGGCCGCGCTCAGCCAGCAGACCACCAGGGTGCGGCTCGGCCAGATGGTCGGCTGCGCCACCTACCGGAACCCGGGCCTGCTGGCGAAGATCACGTCGAACATCGACGTGATCAGCGGCGGCCGGCTCGACTGGGGCATCGGCGCCGGCTGGTACGACCACGAGTACCAGGGCTACGGCTACGAGTTCATGCCCGCCAAGGACCGCATCCGGGTGCTGCGGGAGACGGTCGAGATCGTGAAGTCGATGTGGACCGAGGCCGACACCAGCTACGAGGGGCGGTTCTTCACGCTCGACGGCGCCCAGTGCGACCCGAAGCCCCTGCAGGACCCGCACCCGCCCATCCTCATCGGCGGCAGCGGCGAGCAGCTCACGCTCCGGGTGGTGGCCCGGCTGGCCGACCGGTCGAACTTCGGCGGCAACCCCGAGGAGTTCACCCACAAGGCCGAGGTGCTGCAGCGCCACTGCGACGACGTCGGTCGCGACTACGACGACATCGAGAAGACCTGGTCGCCCGAGGTGTTCGTCCGGGAGACCGAGGAGGAGCTGAGGGCGGTCGGCGGGTCGACGTTCGGCGAGCCGTTCGACACCTGGCAGGCCGGCAACCTGGTGGGCACGCCCGAGCAGGTGGTCGAGAAGATCGGCCGGTACGTCGACCTGGGCGCCACCAGCTTCATCCCCTGGCACCGCGACTACCCCGGCACCGAGACGCTGACCCTGTTCGCCG